One genomic region from Cyanobium usitatum str. Tous encodes:
- a CDS encoding DUF2227 family putative metal-binding protein, which translates to MASGRSHDRATWLLSLPFGLLWWPWLGLAGVSVAGLSFLLGGLLLSPDLDTRSNPTRRWGPLRLLWWPYRNLLRHRSLLSHSPLLGTSGRLAYLAALLLLSCLLLQPLGGPPPQQLLSTAQALWQGQRPLLLAALVGLEASSWLHLIQDGDPMPRLPRLLRRHRR; encoded by the coding sequence ATGGCCAGCGGCCGCAGCCACGACCGAGCCACCTGGCTCCTAAGCCTGCCCTTTGGGCTGCTGTGGTGGCCCTGGCTGGGGTTGGCGGGGGTGAGCGTGGCCGGCCTGAGCTTTCTGCTGGGCGGCCTGCTGCTCTCCCCCGACCTTGACACCCGCTCCAACCCCACCCGCCGCTGGGGACCGTTGCGGCTGCTCTGGTGGCCCTACCGCAACCTGCTGCGCCATCGCTCCCTGCTCTCCCACAGTCCCCTGCTGGGCACCAGCGGGCGCCTGGCCTACCTGGCGGCGCTGCTGCTGCTGAGCTGCTTGCTGCTGCAACCCCTCGGGGGGCCGCCACCCCAGCAGCTCCTGTCCACCGCCCAGGCGCTCTGGCAGGGCCAGCGTCCGCTGCTGCTGGCAGCCCTGGTGGGCCTGGAGGCCAGCAGCTGGCTGCACCTGATCCAAGATGGCGACCCGATGCCGCGCCTGCCCCGCCTGCTGCGTCGCCACCGCCGATGA
- a CDS encoding lysophospholipid acyltransferase family protein, with protein sequence MAQVPIRRKLRWQLEALGVRLLLLALRGRSHRTMGRGIGQAHRLARPWLGRRHTTAIANLRRVYGEQLSQGQREAIAEQSINSFFLSCLESIIQPVDASLISAEGEGLEELLRLHRQGQGVIVGSLHLGCWDLGLRWLSEQLDTPSVVYRPARNPYSDVLLNRARQANSFCHWIPQTDARSMLRCLHRGGSLVVMTDLYSRSSEVQVDFLGLSTNFVKGPAALAQKSGCPLFPVAQVREDNGRFRLIFGAPLWPGQGAAALSDQLAAVARWHEPLIQAYPEQYYWINRRWRTGDGSGERLRPIGPPGR encoded by the coding sequence ATGGCCCAGGTCCCAATTCGACGCAAGCTGCGCTGGCAACTGGAGGCCCTCGGGGTGCGGCTGCTGCTGCTGGCGCTGCGGGGGCGCTCCCACCGCACCATGGGCCGCGGCATTGGCCAAGCCCACCGGCTAGCTAGGCCCTGGCTGGGGCGCCGCCACACCACGGCGATCGCCAACCTAAGGAGGGTCTATGGCGAGCAGCTCAGCCAGGGCCAGCGTGAGGCCATCGCCGAGCAGTCGATCAACAGCTTTTTTCTCTCCTGCCTCGAATCGATCATCCAACCGGTTGACGCCTCCTTGATCAGCGCCGAGGGGGAGGGGCTCGAGGAACTGTTGCGGCTGCATCGCCAGGGCCAGGGGGTGATCGTGGGATCGCTGCACCTGGGTTGCTGGGATCTGGGGCTGCGCTGGCTGAGCGAACAGCTGGACACCCCGTCTGTCGTGTATCGCCCCGCCCGTAACCCCTACAGCGACGTGCTGCTCAACCGGGCCCGTCAGGCCAACAGCTTCTGCCACTGGATACCCCAGACCGATGCCAGATCGATGTTGCGCTGCCTGCATCGCGGCGGCAGCCTCGTTGTGATGACCGACCTCTACAGCCGCAGCAGCGAAGTGCAGGTCGACTTCCTCGGCCTGAGCACCAACTTCGTCAAAGGGCCAGCGGCCCTTGCGCAGAAATCGGGTTGCCCCCTATTTCCCGTGGCCCAGGTGCGGGAAGACAACGGCCGCTTTCGGCTGATCTTTGGCGCACCGCTGTGGCCCGGCCAGGGTGCCGCCGCCCTAAGCGACCAGCTTGCCGCCGTAGCCCGCTGGCACGAACCCCTGATCCAGGCCTATCCGGAGCAGTACTACTGGATCAACCGGCGCTGGCGAACGGGCGATGGCAGCGGTGAGCGGCTGCGGCCCATCGGCCCACCCGGGCGCTGA
- a CDS encoding protein phosphatase → MTGMNAINLQATLFDFAIGELVRQHRESFQPLWSAESWAKLLIWLALNCGCSGERESLEAYAEALGPGLTGRMRRIFFERELEDLELRVLADPAEPQVLVLPLGPAAPLDHGRVAAALERLGLLGRVAAEPQRWQQLEAALALPWQECS, encoded by the coding sequence ATGACAGGCATGAATGCCATCAACCTGCAGGCAACCCTGTTTGATTTCGCCATTGGCGAGCTGGTGCGGCAGCACCGTGAGAGCTTTCAGCCGCTCTGGAGCGCTGAAAGCTGGGCCAAGCTGCTGATCTGGTTGGCGCTCAATTGCGGCTGCAGCGGCGAGCGTGAGTCGCTGGAGGCCTATGCCGAGGCGCTGGGGCCCGGGCTCACCGGGCGCATGCGGCGAATTTTCTTTGAGCGCGAGCTGGAGGATTTGGAGCTGCGGGTGCTGGCCGATCCCGCCGAGCCCCAGGTGTTGGTGCTGCCCCTAGGGCCCGCGGCCCCCCTGGATCATGGTCGGGTGGCGGCGGCTCTGGAGCGGCTGGGTTTGCTGGGGCGGGTCGCGGCGGAGCCTCAGCGCTGGCAGCAGTTGGAGGCGGCCTTGGCCCTTCCCTGGCAGGAGTGTTCCTGA
- a CDS encoding 2OG-Fe(II) oxygenase, translating to MKLLATYRNAGYEALADGVMAFYERRVDLRRPGVAFGPGGKTESAKISTDISLVAIDRSDPEAFALAEVILRGVTAGLERYLQERALFRQCCPEQELFVNPIFNLQRYSPGEGFKRWHCDWTISDEATEPVHRVLAWILYCNDVPKGGTEFHWQDHHEPAERGKLVIFPAGPSHIHRGRVSEEHSKTIATGWINAGSYQNYLGRLAQA from the coding sequence ATGAAGCTGCTTGCTACCTATCGCAATGCCGGCTATGAGGCCCTCGCCGATGGGGTGATGGCCTTTTATGAGCGGCGCGTTGACCTGCGACGGCCCGGGGTGGCCTTTGGCCCTGGCGGCAAAACTGAGTCCGCCAAAATTTCCACCGATATCAGCTTGGTGGCCATCGACCGCTCCGATCCTGAGGCCTTTGCCCTGGCGGAGGTGATCCTGCGCGGCGTAACGGCTGGGCTGGAGCGCTACCTGCAGGAGCGGGCCCTCTTTCGCCAGTGCTGCCCGGAGCAGGAATTGTTTGTAAATCCGATCTTCAACCTGCAGCGCTACTCCCCTGGTGAGGGTTTCAAGCGCTGGCATTGCGACTGGACAATCAGCGACGAGGCCACCGAGCCGGTACATCGCGTGCTGGCCTGGATTCTCTATTGCAACGACGTGCCCAAGGGGGGCACGGAGTTTCATTGGCAGGATCACCACGAGCCGGCTGAGAGGGGCAAGCTAGTGATTTTTCCGGCTGGCCCCTCCCACATCCACCGGGGCAGGGTGAGCGAGGAGCACAGCAAAACTATCGCTACCGGCTGGATCAATGCCGGCAGCTATCAGAACTACCTGGGCCGGCTCGCTCAGGCATGA
- a CDS encoding Nif11 family protein, whose protein sequence is MVETFLEAVLSNEDLQRQLRGVTTAAGLAEVAAQAGLNIEAAALVKGFAQLLLASDDALALRNFDNLGWDVGELAWAVKTWELADHA, encoded by the coding sequence ATGGTTGAAACCTTCCTAGAAGCAGTTCTTAGCAACGAAGACCTGCAACGCCAGCTGCGCGGTGTCACAACGGCCGCCGGCCTGGCCGAAGTTGCCGCCCAGGCTGGCCTCAACATCGAAGCCGCTGCCCTGGTAAAAGGCTTTGCCCAGCTGCTGCTAGCCAGCGACGACGCCTTGGCCCTGCGCAACTTCGACAACCTCGGCTGGGATGTGGGTGAGTTGGCCTGGGCCGTCAAAACCTGGGAGCTTGCCGATCATGCCTGA